Proteins from one Scylla paramamosain isolate STU-SP2022 chromosome 3, ASM3559412v1, whole genome shotgun sequence genomic window:
- the LOC135094910 gene encoding eukaryotic translation initiation factor 5A-1-like isoform X1, with translation MPHLPTTTTMSEELQTDFEGGDAGASKVYPAQCSSLRKNGHVVIKGRPCKIVEMSTSKTGKHGHAKVHLVGIDLFSGKKYEDICPSTHNMDVPVVKRADYQLIDISDDGFLSLMMESGDLRDDIKVPEGDIGTEIKTKFENGEDLLLTVLSAMGHEMVVATKPNMK, from the exons acctgcccaccaccaccaccatgtcggAGGAGCTGCAAACAGATTTCGAGGGTGGTGATGCAGGTGCATCTAAGGTGTATCCAGCTCAATGCTCCTCCCTTCGTAAAAATGGTCATGTCGTGAtcaag GGCCGTCCCTGCAAAATTGTGGAGATGTCCACCTCCAAGACTGGCAAACACGGCCATGCCAAAGTTCACCTGGTTGGTATTGACCTGTTCAGCGGTAAGAAATATGAAGACATATGTCCCTCCACTCACAACATGGATGTGCCTGTGGTGAAGCGTGCCGACTATCAG CTGATCGACATTTCGGATGACGGTTTCTTGTCCCTCATGATGGAGTCGGGTGATCTGCGTGATGACATTAAAGTCCCAGAAGGTGATATAGGCACAGAAATCAAGACCAAGTTCGAGAATGGGGAAGACCTCTTG CTGACAGTTCTATCTGCTATGGGCCACGAAATGGTAGTTGCCACAAAgccaaatatgaaataa
- the LOC135094893 gene encoding palmitoyltransferase ZDHHC3-like, producing MYDSLGPRGGGEMDPHNKCMGGRVWCVSDICGIICAVMTWLLVTYAEFVVVTVVVGTANYPIYTTLNLLLFNVFAVLALSSHTRAMFTDPGAVPKGNATRENIQRMGLREGQVIFKCPKCCSIKPERAHHCSVCQRCIRKMDHHCPWVNNCVGENNQKFFVLFTFYIALLSLHGLFLGIYQFIICVKSEWRECSSFSPPATVVLLLFLIFESLLFAIFTAVMFFTQVNAIWNDETGIEQLKKEQASWEKKSRWRSIQAVFGRFSLTWFSPFTSPPLPTKTHSYMYAV from the exons ATGTATGACTCCTTGGGGCCCcgaggtggaggagagatggacCCCCACAACAAGTGCATGGGTgggcgtgtgtggtgtgtatcAGACATCTGCGGCATCATCTGTGCTGTGATGACGTGGCTGCTGGTGACATATGCTGagtttgtggtggtgacggtggtggtgggcacaGCTAACTACCCCATCTACACTACACTCAATCTGCTACTGTTCAACGTGTTTGCGGTGCTTGCCCTCTCCTCACACACCCGCGCCATGTTCACTGACCCT gGTGCTGTACCCAAGGGTAATGCTACACGGGAAAACATCCAGCGCATGGGTCTCAGGGAGGGCCAGGTTATATTTAAGTGCCCCAAGTGCTGCAGCATCAAGCCAGAACGTGCCCATCACTGCTCTGTGTGCCAGCGCTGCATCCGCAAAATGGACCACCATTGCCCCTGGGTCAACAACTGTGTTGGGGAGAACAATCAGAAGTTCTTTGTACTTTTTACT TTCTATATTGCCCTGCTGAGCCTCCATGGTCTGTTCCTGGGTATCTACCAGTTTATTATCTGCGTCAAAAGTGAATGGCGGGAGTGTTCGTCCTTCTCCCCACCAGCCACAGTcgtccttctgctcttcctcatctttgAGAGTCTACTGTTCGCCATTTTCACTGCAGTTATGTTCTTCACTCAAGTCAATGCTATTTGGAATGATGAGACG GGTATTGAGCAACTGAAGAAGGAGCAGGCAAGCTGGGAGAAGAAATCAAGGTGGCGAAGTATTCAAGCTGTGTTTGGCCgcttctccctcacctggttCAGCCCATTCACCTCACCGCCACTACCCACAAAAACTCACTCATACATGTATGCTGTATAG
- the LOC135094910 gene encoding eukaryotic translation initiation factor 5A-1-like isoform X2, with translation MSEELQTDFEGGDAGASKVYPAQCSSLRKNGHVVIKGRPCKIVEMSTSKTGKHGHAKVHLVGIDLFSGKKYEDICPSTHNMDVPVVKRADYQLIDISDDGFLSLMMESGDLRDDIKVPEGDIGTEIKTKFENGEDLLLTVLSAMGHEMVVATKPNMK, from the exons atgtcggAGGAGCTGCAAACAGATTTCGAGGGTGGTGATGCAGGTGCATCTAAGGTGTATCCAGCTCAATGCTCCTCCCTTCGTAAAAATGGTCATGTCGTGAtcaag GGCCGTCCCTGCAAAATTGTGGAGATGTCCACCTCCAAGACTGGCAAACACGGCCATGCCAAAGTTCACCTGGTTGGTATTGACCTGTTCAGCGGTAAGAAATATGAAGACATATGTCCCTCCACTCACAACATGGATGTGCCTGTGGTGAAGCGTGCCGACTATCAG CTGATCGACATTTCGGATGACGGTTTCTTGTCCCTCATGATGGAGTCGGGTGATCTGCGTGATGACATTAAAGTCCCAGAAGGTGATATAGGCACAGAAATCAAGACCAAGTTCGAGAATGGGGAAGACCTCTTG CTGACAGTTCTATCTGCTATGGGCCACGAAATGGTAGTTGCCACAAAgccaaatatgaaataa